One part of the Solanum dulcamara chromosome 8, daSolDulc1.2, whole genome shotgun sequence genome encodes these proteins:
- the LOC129901424 gene encoding protein BOBBER 1-like yields the protein MAIISDHNEKDNKPPSSSFVSPKPFNAVLDPANPLGFLEAVFEFLGGESDIFKSDSLVTDVNAVVRMVKDKLENEERKRKDQVQGLPGKPDKKLKEDVPVVVSKNEVKETKVEEAKNASEVMEEDKKGPLAPNIGNGLDLDNYSWGQSLQEVNANIPVPQGTKSRFIVCDIKKNHLTVGLKGQPPIIDGELYRPVKVEDCFWSLEDQKSISVLLTKKDQMDWWKCVVKGEPELDTQKVEPETSRLSELDPETRSTVEKMMFDQRQKAMGRPSSDDMQKQEMLKKFMAQHPEMDFSTAKMS from the exons ATGGCGATCATCTCCGATCATAATGAGAAAGATAACAAACCACCCTCATCGTCCTTTGTATCACCAAAGCCTTTTAACGCTGTTCTTGATCCTGCAAACCCTCTAGGGTTTCTAGAAGCAGTATTTGAGTTTCTAGGCGGAGAATCCGATATCTTCAAGAGTGATTCTTTGGTAACTGATGTCAATGCTGTGGTTCGTATGGTGAAAGACAAGCTGGAAAATGAGGAGAGGAAGAGGAAAGATCAAGTACAGGGCTTACCTGGAAAGCCTGACAAGAAGCTTAAGGAGGACGTTCCTGTTGTTGTATCAAAGAATGAGGTTAAGGAGACGAAGGTCGAGGAGGCCAAGAACGCTAGTGAGGTCATGGAGGAGGACAAGAAGGGGCCTCTAG CTCCCAACATAGGCAATGGCCTTGATCTGGACAACTACTCTTGGGGTCAATCCCTACAGGAGGTTAATGCTAACATTCCTGTACCTCAGGGAACAAAATCACGGTTTATTGTTTGCGATATAAAAAAGAACCATCTTACAGTCGGACTAAAGGGTCAGCCTCCGATAATTGAT GGAGAACTCTATCGACCTGTCAAAGTTGAGGATTGTTTCTGGAGCTTAG AGGATCAGAAATCCATCTCTGTACTCCTTACCAAGAAGGACCAGATGGACTGGTGGAAATGTGTGGTGAAAGGTGAACCTGAACTCGATACCCAGAAAGTTGAACCTGAAACTAGCAGGCTATCAGAATTGGACCCAGAGACTCGATCTACTGTTGAAAAGATGATG TTTGATCAGCGACAGAAAGCAATGGGTCGTCCATCAAGTGATGATATGCAAAAGCAGGAGATGCTAAAGAAATTTATGGCTCAG CATCCAGAGATGGACTTCTCTACGGCGAAGATGTCCTGA